In a genomic window of Candidatus Manganitrophaceae bacterium:
- a CDS encoding ABC transporter substrate-binding protein: MAFQKRSTLKTTGKYLLIFVILLTLLSAALSWAEDGITDKEILIGMSNGQSGPTSAVSILIKEGATIYFNKVNAAGGIGGRKIKLLIYDDVYQPAKAIENTRKFIEEEKVFALFGYIGSPISAAIVPIFQRASVPYLFPLTGARFLRHPVNRYAFTLRASYAEEIEVMVERLTEDLRIKRIGVFAQNDALGEAGRSGVLRALRKRNMTLAGDGTFERNTVDVDEAVETLMKANPEAVIMIAPYTPSAAFLKKAKARRFLPQFLHLGVGTTSLIAEAGKEADGLIATQVVPNPADSPLPIVKGFVSEMKAAGLVPDLISLEGYLDAKVLVEALKKTSPLTRDNLLSTLENLSIDAGGLKVSFSPTDHQGLHQVFLTKIENGKVITIQTLK, translated from the coding sequence ATGGCGTTTCAGAAACGTTCGACATTGAAAACGACAGGCAAATATTTATTGATCTTCGTCATTCTTCTAACGCTTTTATCGGCCGCTCTTTCCTGGGCCGAAGACGGGATCACCGACAAAGAGATCCTCATCGGTATGTCGAACGGCCAGAGCGGCCCCACCTCCGCTGTCAGCATTCTGATAAAGGAAGGGGCAACAATCTACTTCAACAAGGTCAATGCCGCCGGAGGGATCGGCGGCCGCAAGATCAAGCTGCTCATTTACGATGACGTCTATCAACCCGCCAAAGCAATCGAGAATACCCGGAAGTTCATCGAGGAGGAAAAGGTATTTGCTTTATTCGGATATATCGGCTCGCCGATCTCCGCGGCGATCGTACCGATCTTTCAAAGGGCCAGCGTCCCCTATCTCTTTCCACTCACCGGGGCCCGGTTCCTTCGTCATCCGGTCAATCGATATGCCTTCACCCTCCGTGCCAGTTACGCTGAAGAGATTGAAGTCATGGTGGAACGCTTGACCGAGGACCTTCGGATCAAAAGAATCGGCGTCTTTGCCCAGAATGACGCTTTGGGGGAAGCGGGTCGCTCCGGCGTGTTGCGGGCCTTGCGTAAGCGGAATATGACCTTGGCCGGAGATGGGACCTTTGAGCGGAATACGGTTGATGTCGACGAGGCCGTGGAGACGTTGATGAAGGCGAATCCCGAGGCGGTGATTATGATTGCCCCTTACACCCCCTCCGCCGCCTTTCTCAAAAAGGCAAAGGCGCGTCGATTCCTCCCCCAATTTTTACACCTGGGGGTCGGCACAACGTCCCTCATCGCCGAGGCGGGAAAAGAGGCCGACGGGTTGATCGCAACCCAGGTTGTGCCGAATCCCGCTGATAGCCCCTTGCCGATCGTAAAGGGGTTTGTCTCGGAGATGAAGGCTGCAGGGCTCGTCCCTGACCTGATCAGCTTAGAGGGGTATCTTGATGCCAAGGTGTTGGTGGAAGCGCTCAAGAAAACTTCTCCGCTGACCCGGGACAATCTTCTCTCGACGCTGGAGAATCTCAGTATCGATGCGGGAGGCCTGAAGGTCTCCTTCAGCCCCACCGACCATCAAGGCTTACACCAGGTCTTTTTGACCAAGATCGAAAACGGCAAGGTGATTACGATTCAGACCCTGAAATAA
- a CDS encoding ABC transporter substrate-binding protein has protein sequence MMKCKRKCVLSILLLLLSVSFSSAEDGVTEKEILIGMTNAQSGPVSALGFMMRDGAATYFNKVNAAGGIGGRKIRLVIYDDVYQPAVTISNTRKLIEEDKVFALFGYIGSPNSAAVVPIVTRTGIPYLFPLTGAEVIRNPINKYIFNVRASYADEVEVMVERLTEDLHIQKIGVFAQDDAMGEAGRAGAIRALRKRNMSLVGDGKYERNTTYVDEALETLAKAKPDAVVMACTYVPCAAFLKKARARGFNPKFLVISSGTAALMREAGKDADGLIVTQIVPNPSDSSLPIVKEFLSDMKAAGITPDPVGLESYVGAMVLVEALKRTAPLTREAFVSTLNKLKMDAGGLEVSFSPTDHQGLHQVFLTKIEKGKVMSIQNLK, from the coding sequence ATGATGAAGTGCAAAAGAAAATGCGTCCTCAGTATATTGCTATTGCTTTTATCGGTCTCTTTTTCTTCGGCAGAGGATGGCGTCACCGAGAAAGAGATTCTCATCGGGATGACCAACGCGCAGAGCGGACCCGTTTCCGCATTGGGTTTTATGATGAGAGACGGCGCAGCCACATACTTTAACAAGGTGAACGCCGCCGGAGGGATTGGAGGCCGTAAGATCAGACTGGTGATTTATGACGACGTCTACCAGCCCGCCGTTACGATTTCGAACACGCGGAAATTGATCGAAGAGGATAAGGTGTTCGCCTTGTTTGGATATATCGGCTCGCCGAACTCTGCAGCGGTGGTGCCGATCGTCACCCGAACCGGTATCCCCTATCTCTTCCCATTGACGGGAGCGGAGGTCATTCGCAACCCGATCAATAAATATATCTTTAACGTCCGGGCCAGTTATGCCGATGAGGTCGAAGTGATGGTCGAGCGGTTGACCGAAGACCTTCACATCCAAAAAATCGGCGTCTTTGCCCAAGATGATGCCATGGGGGAAGCGGGCCGTGCCGGAGCGATCCGGGCATTGCGGAAACGAAATATGAGCCTGGTCGGGGACGGGAAATATGAGCGGAATACCACCTATGTCGATGAGGCCTTGGAAACATTGGCCAAAGCCAAACCCGACGCGGTCGTGATGGCGTGTACCTATGTCCCTTGTGCCGCCTTTCTCAAAAAGGCGAGGGCGCGTGGGTTCAACCCCAAATTCCTTGTCATTTCGTCGGGCACCGCCGCCCTGATGCGCGAGGCGGGAAAAGACGCCGATGGGCTGATTGTAACCCAGATTGTGCCGAATCCAAGCGACAGCTCGTTGCCGATCGTCAAAGAATTTCTTTCAGACATGAAGGCGGCCGGAATTACCCCCGACCCGGTCGGCTTAGAGAGCTACGTCGGCGCCATGGTGCTGGTCGAAGCGCTCAAGAGAACCGCTCCGTTGACCCGGGAGGCCTTTGTTTCCACATTGAACAAGCTAAAGATGGACGCGGGCGGCCTGGAGGTTTCGTTCAGTCCCACCGACCATCAAGGCCTGCACCAGGTCTTTTTGACGAAGATCGAAAAAGGAAAAGTAATGTCGATTCAAAACCTCAAATAA
- a CDS encoding helix-turn-helix transcriptional regulator, producing the protein MANGLNQVSKNLALSIVTLRGKRGLTQAALARLADVPRSTVTHLESGAGNPSLINLVRIAAALRVSVEELLAAPRANCKLIRADEMPARRSRQGVSAIYKLLPDAIPGMEMDRMEIALGGRIGGVPHVGGTKEYLTVVQSEITVHVAGEAFCVRSGDVLAFPGDQAHSYQNTGREKAVGFSVVVLAPVGV; encoded by the coding sequence ATGGCCAATGGATTGAATCAGGTTTCAAAGAATCTTGCCCTCAGCATCGTCACATTACGGGGCAAGAGAGGCTTGACCCAGGCGGCGCTCGCCCGCTTGGCAGACGTTCCCCGCTCCACGGTCACCCATTTGGAATCGGGAGCCGGGAATCCTTCGCTCATCAATCTCGTCCGGATTGCGGCGGCGCTGCGGGTTTCGGTCGAAGAGCTCCTGGCGGCTCCTCGGGCGAACTGCAAGCTGATTCGGGCGGACGAAATGCCTGCGCGGCGGAGCCGGCAAGGGGTCTCTGCAATTTACAAACTTCTTCCCGACGCCATTCCCGGAATGGAAATGGACCGGATGGAGATCGCGCTCGGAGGAAGAATCGGCGGGGTGCCGCACGTCGGAGGGACGAAGGAGTATCTAACGGTGGTTCAAAGCGAAATCACGGTTCATGTCGCCGGGGAGGCCTTTTGCGTGCGATCCGGCGATGTTCTGGCGTTTCCCGGAGACCAAGCCCACTCTTACCAGAATACCGGCAGAGAGAAGGCGGTCGGGTTCAGCGTCGTGGTCCTTGCCCCGGTCGGTGTTTGA
- a CDS encoding SDR family oxidoreductase, which produces METILNQKRVMITGGTSGLGRALALTLADQGARVAIVARHRVALDETVTAAHPAELIAIQADVSAKEEVYRISSEAIARLGGVDLLINNASYLGVTPLRTLLDTECEEFQQVLETNLLGPFRLTKAILPTMLLQGGGLVINISSDAAESAYPGWGAYGSSKAALAHLSRIWDEELKTHRVRFFAIDPGEIDTPMHAAALPEADPATLRSPKAAALLLLEPISNAFQEMLTGETDDRR; this is translated from the coding sequence ATGGAAACCATTTTGAATCAGAAACGGGTTATGATCACCGGTGGAACGTCCGGCCTGGGACGCGCGCTGGCACTGACGCTGGCCGACCAGGGAGCCCGGGTGGCGATCGTCGCACGACATCGCGTCGCCCTCGACGAAACGGTCACGGCGGCGCACCCCGCCGAGCTGATTGCCATTCAGGCCGATGTCTCAGCCAAAGAGGAGGTCTACCGGATCTCATCCGAAGCGATCGCACGGCTGGGCGGGGTCGATCTGTTGATCAACAATGCAAGTTACCTCGGAGTGACCCCGTTAAGGACCCTGCTCGATACAGAATGCGAAGAGTTTCAGCAGGTCCTTGAAACGAACCTCCTCGGCCCGTTTCGGCTGACGAAGGCGATCTTGCCGACGATGCTCCTTCAAGGAGGGGGCCTTGTCATCAACATCTCGAGTGACGCCGCGGAGAGCGCTTATCCAGGCTGGGGCGCTTATGGATCTTCGAAAGCGGCGCTGGCGCATCTCTCCCGGATCTGGGATGAGGAACTCAAAACGCATCGGGTTCGATTTTTTGCAATCGACCCCGGAGAGATCGACACCCCGATGCATGCGGCGGCCCTTCCGGAGGCCGACCCCGCCACGCTCCGGAGCCCGAAAGCGGCGGCGCTGTTGTTGCTGGAGCCGATCTCGAACGCCTTTCAGGAGATGCTGACGGGGGAGACCGATGACCGCCGCTGA
- a CDS encoding S-adenosylmethionine:tRNA ribosyltransferase-isomerase, producing the protein MTAADTKRGPRSETKLLAISKEGPFLRTRHLNFSALPTCLHAGDLLVVNDAATLPASLSGVHLPTGDPIEMRLGGSRSEAVEDLSRWFAIFFGAGDWRTPTENRPLPPPLRRGDRLAFQCGLEAAVEGLLSPDGKLAEINFLGPPSSLWRKVYAAGKPVQYSHLREDLALWDVQTIFSGAPVSLEAPSAAFPFNWERIFALEKKGVRLARLTHAAGLSSTGDERLDRRLPFPERYSIPNSTAAAVRRARSEGRCVIAVGTTVTRALESAVQPDGTVRPGSEITSLKISPVYRRRIVSGILSGFHESGASHLSLLGSFIEPENLEAIYNDAEVRGYFAHEFGDVCLLLSENF; encoded by the coding sequence ATGACCGCCGCTGATACCAAAAGAGGTCCCCGATCGGAGACAAAACTTTTGGCGATCTCAAAGGAGGGGCCCTTCCTCCGAACGCGCCACCTGAACTTCTCTGCGCTTCCAACCTGTCTGCATGCCGGCGATCTGTTGGTCGTGAACGATGCCGCCACGCTGCCGGCCAGCCTCTCGGGGGTTCATTTGCCGACGGGAGATCCCATCGAGATGCGGCTAGGCGGTTCTCGGTCGGAAGCGGTCGAGGACCTTTCCCGGTGGTTTGCAATCTTCTTCGGCGCCGGCGACTGGCGCACCCCGACAGAGAATCGGCCCTTGCCGCCGCCGCTCCGCCGCGGAGATCGACTCGCATTCCAATGCGGGCTTGAGGCCGCTGTGGAAGGTCTCTTATCTCCAGACGGAAAGCTCGCTGAAATTAATTTTCTCGGACCGCCGTCGTCTCTTTGGAGGAAGGTCTATGCAGCGGGAAAGCCGGTCCAGTATTCTCATCTTCGCGAAGATTTGGCGCTCTGGGATGTCCAGACGATTTTCTCCGGCGCGCCCGTCTCTTTGGAGGCCCCTTCCGCCGCTTTCCCGTTCAATTGGGAGAGGATATTCGCGCTGGAGAAAAAAGGGGTCAGGCTGGCCCGGTTGACCCATGCGGCGGGACTCTCCAGCACCGGCGACGAAAGGCTCGATCGACGGCTGCCTTTCCCGGAGCGCTACTCGATTCCAAATTCGACGGCGGCGGCCGTCCGGCGCGCCCGCTCCGAAGGCCGTTGTGTCATTGCGGTCGGAACGACGGTAACGCGTGCGCTCGAAAGCGCGGTGCAACCCGACGGCACGGTCCGTCCCGGAAGCGAAATAACCTCCCTGAAAATTTCGCCGGTATATCGGCGGCGGATCGTGAGTGGGATTCTGAGCGGATTTCATGAAAGCGGCGCCTCTCATCTGAGCCTGCTGGGGAGTTTCATAGAGCCGGAGAACCTTGAAGCAATCTATAATGATGCGGAAGTAAGAGGATACTTCGCACATGAATTCGGAGATGTCTGTCTGCTTCTTTCAGAAAATTTCTAA
- a CDS encoding efflux RND transporter periplasmic adaptor subunit produces MANGIPTLKLMALLACAGMALAGCEKKAASAPPPPVPEVAVVTVQPQAMPATFEYVGQTVGSREVEVRARVSGILEHWNYREGAKVTAGESLFTIDPAPFRAALAKAEAALASAEATLSMTSRNAARIKPLWEAQSVSQKEYEDILSGEQIAAANVKAAQAAVTEARLNLSYSRVEAPISGVTSRALKSEGSLVEAQQTLLTTISQNDPIHVIFSFTEAEHLKFTRAMSEGRLTLPKDGKFDVTLKLADGNDYAQAGKVDFTDVRVDSTTGTIQARAVVPNPQQILRSGQFVRVRLSGATRPGAIVIPQRAVLEGPSSKIVLTVNGQGMVEPRPVQVGDWSGEDWLITGGLNPGDKVIVDGMVKARPGAPVKIAPATAAPPALAAGAAPANPEPKGNKKPDEARTP; encoded by the coding sequence ATGGCGAATGGCATCCCAACGTTGAAACTGATGGCTCTTTTGGCATGCGCCGGAATGGCGCTGGCAGGCTGCGAAAAAAAGGCGGCCTCCGCCCCCCCCCCGCCCGTCCCTGAGGTCGCGGTGGTGACGGTGCAGCCGCAAGCGATGCCGGCGACGTTCGAATATGTCGGTCAGACCGTCGGTTCGCGTGAAGTTGAAGTGCGCGCGCGGGTCTCCGGAATCTTGGAGCATTGGAACTATCGGGAAGGGGCGAAGGTGACGGCGGGAGAGAGCCTCTTCACGATTGACCCCGCCCCCTTTCGCGCCGCCTTGGCGAAAGCGGAGGCCGCCCTGGCGAGCGCCGAGGCGACCCTTTCGATGACCTCGCGCAACGCCGCCCGAATCAAACCGTTGTGGGAAGCGCAGTCGGTGAGTCAAAAAGAATATGAAGACATCCTCTCCGGCGAGCAGATTGCCGCCGCAAATGTAAAGGCGGCTCAGGCCGCGGTTACCGAAGCGCGGCTCAACCTCTCCTACAGCCGGGTCGAGGCGCCGATTTCCGGCGTCACCAGCCGCGCGCTCAAATCGGAGGGGAGTCTGGTAGAGGCGCAGCAGACCTTGCTCACCACGATTTCGCAGAACGACCCGATTCATGTCATTTTCAGCTTCACCGAGGCGGAGCATTTGAAGTTCACCCGCGCCATGTCGGAGGGACGGCTGACCCTGCCGAAGGATGGGAAGTTCGATGTGACGTTAAAGCTGGCCGACGGGAATGATTATGCGCAGGCGGGCAAAGTCGACTTTACCGATGTCCGGGTCGATTCCACCACCGGAACGATCCAAGCGCGGGCCGTGGTTCCGAACCCGCAGCAGATCCTCCGCTCCGGTCAGTTCGTCCGGGTGCGGCTCTCCGGCGCGACCCGTCCCGGCGCGATCGTCATCCCGCAGCGGGCGGTCCTCGAAGGACCGAGCAGCAAGATCGTCCTGACGGTGAACGGACAAGGGATGGTCGAGCCGCGTCCGGTGCAGGTCGGCGATTGGTCGGGCGAAGATTGGCTGATCACCGGCGGTCTCAACCCGGGGGATAAGGTGATCGTCGACGGCATGGTCAAGGCCCGTCCCGGCGCACCGGTGAAGATTGCACCGGCGACCGCAGCACCCCCGGCGCTTGCGGCCGGCGCGGCTCCCGCAAACCCGGAACCGAAAGGGAACAAGAAACCGGACGAGGCCAGAACGCCCTAG
- a CDS encoding multidrug efflux RND transporter permease subunit codes for MFSRFFINRPIFAAVLSIFIVLAGLASIRNLPIAQYPEIAPPVVTVRAIYPGASSEVLEQTVAAPIENQINGVENMLYMSSNSGSNGVVEINVSFEIGSDVDQAALNVNNRVKQAEARLPQEVRRQGVTVEKNSSAFLQVLAFYSPDATLDDLRISNYVTLNILDTLKRIPGTTNVQIFGAKDYAMRIWLRPDRMAQLKLTTSDLLRSLNEQNAQFAAGKVGQAPTGGPQELVYTITTRGRLSEAREFENVIVRSNPDGSALRLKDVARVELASKDYDFIGRVNGKEAALVGIFLQPGANALDVAKEIGKTLKGLSARFPAGLTYSIPYDTTRFVEVSIREVVKTLGEAMVLVFLVVFLFLQDWRATLIPFAAVPVSLIGAFAGLYLLGYSINTLTLFGMVLAIGIVVDDAIVVLENVERIMHEEHLSAREAAIKAMEEVTGPVIAIVLTLCAVFVPIAFLGGLTGQLYRQFAVTITIAVVLSGIVALTLTPSLCVMVLKRKNKSPNRFFGAFNNWFARITGRYADGVAWIIRRGAIGMFLFIGMVAITAGLWRWTPGGLVPDEDQGYYIGVVFLPDGATLQRTDKVVGEVVKAVQSNPDNEFVIAFTGMDFIGGGFRNNAATMFVTQKHWDERKSNTHQLVGEYYMKTGQIKEALVLAFGPPPIFGLGNSGGFEFYIQNRGEGGPHRLAEVMGQFLAAANKDPQLAGVQTLWRVNTPQLFVDVDREKAKALGVPINDVFDTLSATLGSAYVNDFNRFGRTWQVLMSAEPSFRNRPDSIGELYVRSEKGGMVPVKALATVTHTSGPDSIDRFNNLPSVKLIGQGAPGVSSGQAIAVVERIANEVLPADFSFDWGGASFQEKKSSGTSGIALGLAVVMVFLILAAQYEKWSLPFSVVMALPFGTFGALAAVWIRGMTNDVYFQIGLVTLLGLAAKNAILIVEYAVMKNHEGLSPSAAALEAARLRFRPILMTSLAFILGVVPLAFSHGAGAGARISVGTGVMGGMLAATFLAIFFVPMFFKLIADRHLTERRSTAQIRAEIAQHKARHEMTPGEVPIDGAEAVTVGDAGPAREGK; via the coding sequence ATGTTCTCACGGTTTTTTATCAATCGTCCGATCTTTGCCGCGGTGCTCTCCATCTTTATCGTATTGGCCGGATTGGCCTCTATTCGGAATCTGCCGATTGCCCAATACCCGGAGATCGCGCCGCCGGTGGTGACGGTCCGTGCCATCTATCCGGGCGCCTCCTCCGAGGTGCTCGAGCAGACCGTTGCCGCGCCGATCGAGAACCAGATCAACGGCGTCGAGAACATGCTCTACATGAGCTCCAACTCCGGCTCCAACGGCGTCGTCGAGATCAACGTCTCTTTTGAGATTGGCAGCGACGTCGATCAGGCGGCATTAAACGTCAACAATCGGGTCAAGCAGGCGGAGGCCCGGCTGCCGCAGGAGGTTCGCCGGCAGGGGGTCACGGTCGAGAAAAACTCATCGGCCTTTCTCCAGGTGCTTGCGTTTTACTCCCCCGACGCAACGCTCGATGATCTCCGGATCAGCAACTATGTGACGCTGAACATCCTCGATACCCTCAAGCGGATTCCGGGGACAACGAATGTCCAGATCTTCGGCGCGAAAGATTATGCGATGCGGATCTGGCTTCGACCCGATCGGATGGCGCAGCTGAAGCTGACGACGTCCGATCTCCTCCGATCGTTAAACGAGCAGAACGCCCAGTTCGCCGCGGGGAAGGTCGGCCAAGCGCCGACCGGCGGACCGCAGGAGCTGGTTTATACCATCACGACCCGGGGCCGGCTCTCCGAAGCCCGAGAGTTCGAGAATGTCATCGTCCGATCGAACCCCGACGGCTCGGCGCTTCGGCTGAAAGATGTGGCGCGGGTCGAGCTTGCTTCCAAAGACTACGACTTCATCGGCCGGGTCAACGGCAAAGAGGCGGCGTTGGTCGGCATTTTCCTCCAGCCCGGGGCGAACGCCCTCGATGTCGCGAAGGAGATCGGGAAGACCCTCAAGGGGCTCTCGGCGCGCTTTCCGGCGGGGCTGACCTATTCGATTCCGTACGACACCACCCGATTCGTTGAAGTCTCGATCCGGGAAGTGGTCAAGACGCTCGGCGAAGCGATGGTCCTCGTCTTTCTCGTCGTTTTCCTCTTCTTGCAGGACTGGCGCGCCACCCTGATTCCGTTCGCGGCGGTGCCGGTGTCGCTGATCGGCGCTTTTGCCGGCCTTTACCTGCTCGGCTACTCGATCAACACCCTGACCCTCTTTGGGATGGTGCTGGCCATCGGGATTGTCGTCGATGACGCCATCGTGGTCTTGGAGAATGTCGAGCGGATCATGCACGAGGAGCACCTCTCGGCGCGGGAGGCGGCGATCAAGGCGATGGAAGAGGTGACCGGTCCGGTCATCGCGATCGTCTTGACCCTTTGCGCCGTCTTCGTGCCGATCGCTTTCTTGGGCGGGCTGACCGGCCAGCTCTACCGGCAGTTTGCCGTCACGATCACGATCGCCGTCGTCCTTTCCGGGATCGTGGCGCTGACCCTCACCCCCTCGCTCTGCGTGATGGTCCTCAAGCGGAAAAACAAATCGCCCAACCGTTTCTTCGGCGCGTTCAATAACTGGTTCGCCCGGATTACCGGTCGGTATGCCGACGGCGTCGCCTGGATCATCCGCCGGGGCGCCATCGGGATGTTCCTCTTCATCGGGATGGTGGCGATTACCGCCGGGCTCTGGCGGTGGACGCCGGGCGGCCTGGTGCCGGATGAGGACCAAGGCTACTATATCGGCGTCGTCTTCCTGCCGGACGGGGCGACGCTGCAGCGGACCGACAAGGTGGTCGGCGAGGTGGTGAAGGCGGTCCAGTCGAATCCCGACAACGAATTCGTGATCGCGTTTACCGGGATGGACTTCATCGGCGGCGGCTTCCGGAACAATGCCGCGACGATGTTCGTCACCCAGAAACATTGGGATGAACGGAAATCGAATACCCATCAGCTGGTCGGCGAGTATTATATGAAGACCGGCCAGATCAAAGAGGCGTTGGTGCTCGCCTTCGGCCCGCCGCCGATCTTCGGCCTCGGGAACTCGGGCGGTTTCGAATTTTACATTCAGAACCGGGGCGAAGGGGGACCGCATCGTCTGGCCGAGGTGATGGGGCAGTTTCTCGCCGCCGCGAACAAAGACCCGCAACTCGCCGGCGTGCAGACCCTCTGGCGGGTGAACACCCCGCAGCTCTTCGTCGACGTCGACCGTGAGAAAGCGAAGGCGCTCGGTGTCCCGATCAACGACGTGTTCGATACCCTCTCGGCGACCCTCGGCTCGGCCTATGTGAACGACTTTAACCGGTTCGGCCGGACCTGGCAGGTGCTGATGTCGGCGGAGCCGTCGTTCCGGAACCGTCCCGACTCGATCGGCGAGCTCTACGTCCGGTCCGAAAAGGGGGGGATGGTGCCGGTGAAAGCGCTTGCGACAGTCACCCATACCTCCGGTCCCGATTCGATCGACCGGTTCAACAACCTCCCCTCGGTGAAGCTGATCGGGCAGGGGGCGCCCGGCGTCTCCTCCGGCCAGGCGATTGCGGTCGTCGAGCGGATTGCCAATGAGGTCTTGCCGGCCGACTTTAGCTTCGATTGGGGGGGCGCCTCTTTCCAGGAAAAGAAATCGAGCGGGACCTCCGGGATCGCGCTCGGCTTGGCGGTCGTCATGGTCTTCTTGATCCTGGCCGCACAATACGAAAAATGGTCGCTGCCGTTTTCCGTCGTAATGGCGCTGCCGTTCGGGACGTTCGGGGCGTTGGCGGCGGTCTGGATCCGGGGGATGACCAACGATGTCTATTTTCAGATCGGGCTGGTCACGCTGCTTGGTCTCGCCGCGAAGAACGCGATCTTGATCGTTGAATACGCGGTGATGAAGAACCATGAGGGGCTCTCTCCTTCGGCGGCCGCCTTGGAGGCGGCGCGGCTTCGATTCCGGCCGATCTTGATGACCTCGCTTGCGTTCATATTGGGCGTCGTTCCGCTCGCCTTCTCGCACGGCGCGGGGGCGGGGGCGCGGATCTCCGTCGGGACCGGCGTTATGGGGGGGATGCTGGCGGCGACCTTCCTGGCCATCTTTTTTGTCCCGATGTTCTTTAAGCTGATCGCCGACCGGCACCTGACCGAGCGGCGCTCGACGGCGCAGATCCGGGCCGAGATTGCGCAGCACAAAGCGCGCCACGAGATGACGCCGGGCGAGGTTCCGATCGACGGAGCGGAAGCGGTGACCGTCGGAGACGCCGGACCGGCAAGGGAGGGGAAATGA
- a CDS encoding TolC family protein — protein MKRAIHLSAVFLISLLVLLGAGRYTEAAEGEAPLELRLSLHDAIAAAMESNPTLQLSRERAEEAEGVVQVSRGAFLPNLSGTVSRTNETIFFGAIGLSGTSDPIDLFDARVQLTQNLFSLSLIQQWRASKVGAKAASLDAEVSRRDTMALIGLLYMEALRAEAAVKASEANVDLSRQLLALARDRKAAGLATNLDVTRAEVQLESEKQRLLVAQNQQDRTKLNLLRSLGISREVALVLTDTLTLVEVDRQSPAEALVAARAQRVELQTQAMREKFASLTLRSIRNEIIPSLRLNANYGRIGTRFDDTVSTRFVGLVLSVPIFEGGSRQGRISQSLSRIRQEEIRTRDLVQQINLEVRDALLTLASARQQVAVSEVGLQLALKELELARQRFEAGFINNIEVTNAQTSVVRARDNEIEALFNFNAARINLARAKGEIDTLN, from the coding sequence ATGAAGAGAGCGATCCACCTGTCAGCGGTTTTTCTGATCTCCCTGCTTGTCCTGCTGGGCGCCGGACGATATACCGAAGCGGCGGAGGGAGAAGCTCCCCTCGAGCTCCGTTTGAGCCTTCATGATGCGATCGCGGCGGCGATGGAGAGCAATCCGACCCTCCAGTTGTCGAGGGAGCGGGCGGAGGAGGCGGAAGGGGTGGTCCAGGTCAGCCGGGGTGCGTTTCTTCCCAATCTCTCCGGAACGGTCAGCCGGACCAATGAAACCATCTTTTTCGGGGCGATCGGCTTGAGCGGAACGTCCGACCCGATCGATCTGTTCGATGCGCGGGTTCAGCTGACCCAAAATCTATTTAGCCTGAGCCTCATTCAGCAGTGGCGGGCCAGCAAAGTCGGGGCGAAGGCCGCCTCGCTCGATGCCGAGGTCAGTCGGCGCGACACGATGGCGCTGATCGGCCTGCTCTATATGGAGGCGCTTCGCGCCGAGGCGGCGGTCAAGGCGAGCGAGGCCAACGTCGATCTCAGCCGGCAGCTGCTGGCTCTGGCACGGGATCGAAAAGCGGCCGGTCTGGCGACCAACCTCGACGTGACCCGTGCGGAAGTCCAGCTGGAGAGCGAGAAGCAACGTCTCCTGGTGGCGCAGAACCAGCAGGACCGGACGAAGTTAAATCTCCTCCGAAGCCTCGGAATCAGCCGGGAAGTCGCCCTCGTCCTGACCGATACCCTCACGCTGGTGGAGGTGGATCGACAATCTCCTGCGGAGGCGCTCGTCGCGGCGCGGGCGCAGCGGGTGGAATTGCAGACGCAGGCGATGCGGGAGAAGTTTGCTTCGCTCACTTTGCGATCGATTCGAAATGAGATTATTCCGTCGTTGAGGTTGAACGCGAACTACGGACGGATCGGGACCCGTTTCGATGACACGGTCAGCACCCGGTTCGTCGGCCTCGTCTTGTCGGTCCCGATCTTCGAGGGGGGATCGCGCCAGGGCCGGATCTCGCAGAGCCTGAGCCGAATTCGCCAGGAGGAGATTCGAACACGCGACCTCGTCCAACAGATCAACCTGGAAGTGCGCGATGCGCTCTTGACCCTCGCCTCCGCGAGACAGCAGGTTGCGGTCTCGGAGGTCGGTCTTCAACTTGCCCTCAAAGAGCTGGAGCTGGCCCGCCAACGGTTTGAGGCCGGTTTTATCAATAACATCGAAGTGACCAATGCCCAGACCTCCGTCGTCCGCGCCCGGGACAATGAGATTGAAGCGCTGTTTAATTTTAACGCCGCCCGGATTAACCTGGCGCGGGCGAAAGGGGAGATTGATACCCTGAACTGA